The Teredinibacter sp. KSP-S5-2 genome includes a window with the following:
- a CDS encoding helix-turn-helix domain-containing protein translates to MKKASPFFLAFFTGLFCANILEILVFFNLHNTSGSLPFLKTYYFLLVLTFNGYFLLTLETANYLNKLILRIVGTLFSLVTVSIYWPDFAIVGVKSLGYSLTREPGKGYWVIQLGLLLPLVLSFLIGYFSWQRNNDQLLRRKSLSLLVAGLPIIVSILAIVLLMAVGIKVNATGIFSLFVCASLWFLIYIETRENQYKFMYWLPKSPQKEFMKSFAEQISNPSGNMKEITRLVEAEIIRETLLRTEGNRQKAADLLGISITTLGRKIQHKQEET, encoded by the coding sequence TTGAAGAAAGCCAGCCCTTTTTTTCTGGCTTTCTTCACGGGTCTTTTCTGTGCAAATATTCTAGAGATTTTGGTTTTCTTCAACCTTCACAATACCTCAGGCTCTCTACCTTTTTTAAAGACTTACTATTTCCTTCTGGTACTGACCTTCAACGGTTACTTCCTTCTAACATTGGAAACCGCTAATTACCTCAACAAGCTGATATTAAGAATCGTTGGAACCCTATTCTCCCTAGTTACAGTTTCAATATATTGGCCTGACTTTGCCATAGTCGGCGTAAAAAGCCTCGGCTACTCCCTAACACGCGAGCCAGGCAAAGGCTATTGGGTTATTCAGCTAGGCCTGTTGCTTCCTTTGGTTCTAAGCTTTCTGATTGGATACTTTTCATGGCAGCGAAATAACGATCAGCTGTTACGACGCAAGTCGCTCAGCTTATTGGTCGCCGGCCTCCCCATTATTGTATCGATTCTTGCTATCGTGCTTCTTATGGCTGTTGGGATCAAAGTTAACGCAACGGGTATATTCTCATTATTTGTATGTGCCAGTTTATGGTTCCTCATTTATATCGAAACTCGCGAAAATCAATACAAATTCATGTATTGGCTACCGAAGTCCCCGCAAAAAGAGTTTATGAAATCCTTTGCAGAACAGATCTCCAACCCGTCCGGCAACATGAAAGAAATAACCCGCCTGGTGGAAGCTGAGATAATTCGCGAAACCCTACTAAGAACCGAAGGAAACCGTCAAAAAGCGGCTGACTTATTGGGGATATCAATCACTACCCTAGGAAGAAAGATCCAGCACAAGCAAGAAGAAACCTGA
- a CDS encoding two-component system sensor histidine kinase NtrB, which translates to MRYSKRKTVSTNASSPVFAWLGISLPFFLYPSPSHADPFIREGMAYTLLICALILIVLQAGIIMLLSKRNRELEKKPGSNNPQPQILAKTKQQLYREIARHEATEELLRETQEYMQCIVNSMPYVLVGITPDGYVTHWNNAAEKATGLPAEEALGAHVNQVYPNLPIDVETIESIFSSGLPFHKENVQEGQGSNATFIDITLFPLNAVDIAGAVILAEDVTKRVRVESMMIQNEKMRSLGELAAGLAHEINNPLSGVLNNVQNIFRRTSLELEANKRIADELGIELPKLQAYLEARGIFGFLEKIREAGDRAAQIVTNMLEFSRNNNSTHVATNLLHLVEHSLQLAQNNFELETAEGVEIPRVELNAQKDLPLVVCSSSEIQQVLLNLLSNAAQSFQSNEYGPPLEPVIRINLSTQNNTVILEVSDNGPGIPEPVQKHIFEPFYTTKDVGKGTGLGLSVSYFIITEHHQGTIQVESKAGEGTCFTIKLPISPSPNRLPHIHPTQH; encoded by the coding sequence ATGCGCTACTCAAAACGAAAAACGGTATCAACCAATGCTTCATCCCCCGTCTTCGCATGGTTGGGGATTAGCCTGCCTTTTTTCCTGTATCCCTCGCCCTCGCATGCTGACCCATTCATCCGAGAAGGAATGGCATACACTCTACTGATCTGTGCGTTGATTCTGATTGTGCTTCAAGCAGGAATCATCATGCTTTTATCCAAACGTAACAGGGAGCTGGAAAAAAAGCCTGGCAGCAATAACCCACAACCCCAAATCCTGGCGAAAACGAAACAGCAGCTTTACCGGGAAATAGCCAGGCATGAAGCTACCGAAGAACTCTTGCGCGAAACGCAAGAATATATGCAGTGTATCGTCAACTCCATGCCCTATGTTCTTGTGGGAATCACCCCCGATGGTTATGTCACCCACTGGAATAACGCAGCAGAAAAAGCAACTGGCCTCCCGGCAGAGGAAGCGCTTGGCGCTCATGTGAATCAGGTTTACCCCAATCTACCCATAGATGTGGAAACCATTGAATCCATATTTTCCAGCGGCCTCCCCTTCCATAAGGAAAACGTCCAGGAAGGACAAGGCTCCAATGCCACATTTATCGACATCACTTTATTTCCATTAAACGCTGTCGACATCGCCGGAGCAGTAATTCTGGCGGAGGATGTAACCAAGCGTGTGCGCGTCGAAAGTATGATGATCCAAAATGAAAAAATGCGAAGTCTTGGGGAGCTTGCAGCTGGCCTTGCCCACGAGATCAACAACCCGCTATCGGGTGTTCTGAATAATGTACAAAATATATTTCGCAGAACATCTCTTGAATTGGAAGCGAACAAACGAATTGCTGACGAACTGGGTATTGAGCTACCCAAATTGCAAGCCTATCTCGAAGCTCGCGGAATATTTGGCTTCCTGGAAAAAATTCGGGAAGCCGGTGATAGAGCCGCCCAAATCGTTACCAACATGCTGGAGTTTTCCAGAAACAACAATAGCACCCACGTAGCAACCAACCTCCTCCATCTGGTAGAGCATTCATTACAACTGGCACAAAACAACTTTGAACTTGAAACCGCAGAGGGCGTAGAAATCCCCCGCGTTGAGCTGAATGCCCAGAAGGACCTTCCCCTAGTAGTCTGCTCATCCAGCGAAATCCAACAGGTGTTGCTCAACCTGCTATCCAATGCCGCCCAGTCATTTCAATCAAACGAATATGGTCCACCACTCGAACCAGTTATTCGAATCAATCTTTCAACACAGAACAATACAGTGATACTGGAGGTTTCTGATAATGGGCCAGGTATTCCTGAACCCGTGCAAAAGCATATTTTTGAGCCTTTCTATACAACAAAGGATGTAGGCAAAGGCACTGGATTAGGTTTATCTGTTTCGTATTTTATTATTACAGAGCATCATCAAGGAACGATTCAGGTTGAATCAAAAGCAGGAGAAGGAACCTGCTTTACTATAAAACTCCCTATATCCCCATCCCCAAATAGGCTCCCTCATATACATCCAACACAACATTAG
- a CDS encoding tetratricopeptide repeat protein gives MPILLISIFIQVCFIVHIVKTGRSTTWIWIVLMLPLAGAIAYVFLEVLPDISNSRVGRNANRKLQSAINPNKDIKHAASNYASSDTVETSMRLAEACLDRKMYEEAKKLFKKSLSGAYSDDPNLMFGLAKAEFGLGNFEQVKLVLDELIKSNPDYKNAEAHLLYARSLERLGEVDSALHEYEVLYTYYPGPDAAFYFSMFLRCQGQSERADQLLREILSKAENRHFSNRHADIIRQVKNELNGK, from the coding sequence GTGCCGATTTTATTGATATCCATATTTATACAGGTATGTTTTATTGTTCATATCGTCAAAACAGGTAGAAGTACAACTTGGATATGGATTGTCTTAATGCTTCCTCTTGCAGGAGCTATTGCCTATGTTTTTCTTGAGGTTCTTCCGGATATTTCCAATTCCCGAGTGGGGCGAAACGCAAATAGAAAACTGCAGTCCGCCATAAACCCAAATAAAGACATTAAGCATGCGGCCAGCAACTACGCTTCTTCCGATACTGTAGAGACCTCTATGCGTTTAGCTGAGGCTTGTTTAGATAGAAAGATGTATGAAGAGGCTAAGAAGCTTTTTAAAAAGAGTTTGAGTGGGGCGTATTCAGACGATCCAAACTTGATGTTTGGTCTGGCTAAAGCAGAGTTTGGGCTTGGTAACTTTGAGCAGGTTAAACTGGTTCTGGATGAGCTTATAAAGAGCAATCCAGATTATAAGAATGCCGAAGCACATCTTCTTTATGCTAGGTCGTTAGAGAGGCTTGGTGAGGTAGATTCAGCGTTGCATGAATACGAAGTTTTATATACCTATTACCCCGGTCCGGATGCTGCGTTTTATTTTTCGATGTTTCTAAGGTGTCAGGGGCAGAGCGAAAGGGCGGATCAGCTTTTGCGCGAAATCCTAAGCAAGGCGGAGAATCGTCATTTTAGCAATAGGCACGCGGACATTATTCGTCAAGTAAAGAACGAGCTAAACGGAAAATAA
- the folD gene encoding bifunctional methylenetetrahydrofolate dehydrogenase/methenyltetrahydrofolate cyclohydrolase FolD has translation MSALILDGKALAKKTEEELSQRVAKIKEKSGSTPILATILVGGDPASATYVKMKGNACERIGMESLKVELAESTTTEELLQKIQELNDNPNVHGILLQHPVPSQIDERACFDAIALDKDVDGVTCLGFGRMAMGEEAYGCATPKGIMRLLEAYNIELEGKHAVVVGRSPILGKPMAAMLLNANATVTICHSRTKDLANYIRQADIVVGAVGRPEFIKADWIKEGAVVVDAGYHPGGVGDIELGPLADKASALTPVPGGVGPMTINTLIYQSVDSGEKKLV, from the coding sequence ATGTCTGCGCTCATTCTCGACGGCAAAGCTCTCGCAAAGAAAACTGAAGAAGAACTTAGTCAACGTGTAGCCAAGATTAAAGAAAAATCTGGCAGCACCCCAATTCTCGCGACCATTCTTGTAGGAGGCGACCCCGCATCGGCTACCTATGTAAAAATGAAAGGCAATGCCTGTGAGCGCATTGGTATGGAGTCCCTAAAAGTCGAGTTAGCGGAAAGCACCACTACAGAGGAGCTTCTGCAAAAAATACAGGAGCTCAACGATAATCCGAATGTGCACGGCATCCTGTTGCAACATCCCGTCCCATCACAGATAGACGAGCGCGCTTGCTTTGATGCAATTGCACTGGACAAAGACGTAGACGGTGTAACCTGCCTCGGCTTTGGCCGAATGGCAATGGGCGAGGAAGCATACGGCTGCGCTACCCCTAAAGGCATCATGCGCCTGCTAGAGGCCTACAACATCGAACTGGAAGGCAAGCACGCTGTAGTAGTTGGCCGCAGCCCTATTTTGGGTAAACCAATGGCCGCAATGCTGCTTAACGCAAACGCCACAGTAACCATATGTCACTCACGCACTAAAGACCTGGCCAACTATATTCGCCAGGCAGATATTGTGGTTGGTGCAGTTGGACGCCCTGAATTTATCAAGGCAGACTGGATCAAAGAAGGAGCCGTCGTTGTCGACGCAGGCTACCACCCTGGTGGTGTCGGTGACATTGAACTTGGCCCCCTGGCTGATAAAGCCAGCGCGCTCACCCCTGTACCCGGCGGTGTTGGCCCTATGACCATCAACACGCTTATTTACCAAAGTGTTGACTCTGGCGAAAAGAAACTGGTTTAA
- a CDS encoding flavin reductase family protein — MNSMLTQDLAQAMKTGMRRLASGVSIIASRGSDGRKCAMTASSVTSLSDTPASLLVCIHKDARINSVIAESNFFSVNVLHESQQQISQVCASSEDSDKRFSVGDWHTAPESGLPYLADAESVFICSLSAKHVYGTHNIYIGDICGVQVTDREAAPLLYLDGGYCGVKKSV, encoded by the coding sequence ATGAATAGCATGCTTACTCAAGATTTAGCACAAGCTATGAAAACCGGTATGAGACGGTTGGCGTCAGGCGTGTCAATTATCGCTTCTCGTGGAAGTGATGGGCGAAAGTGTGCCATGACGGCTAGTTCGGTGACATCTCTATCTGATACGCCAGCATCTTTATTGGTTTGCATTCATAAAGATGCTCGAATTAATAGTGTTATAGCGGAATCCAACTTTTTTTCAGTAAACGTTCTGCACGAAAGCCAGCAACAAATCTCCCAGGTTTGTGCTTCGTCGGAAGACAGTGACAAGCGATTCTCTGTTGGTGATTGGCATACTGCGCCGGAGTCAGGGTTGCCATATCTCGCCGATGCTGAGTCTGTATTTATTTGTTCGTTATCAGCTAAACATGTCTACGGTACTCATAACATCTATATTGGCGATATATGTGGTGTGCAGGTTACTGATCGTGAAGCCGCACCATTACTTTATCTTGATGGTGGTTATTGCGGTGTTAAAAAGAGCGTCTAA
- the hemN gene encoding oxygen-independent coproporphyrinogen III oxidase — protein MTIHSNTLQNLWNAELIKKYNLSGPRYTSYPTAPQFSEDFDENKWLEAVSRSNKTKQPLSLYFHIPFCDTVCYYCGCNKIVTANKERATPYLKALHKEMMLQADYIDTRRVVEQLHWGGGTPTYINDQQMARLMEVTRDIFTLADDEQGEYSIEIHPHGVTPERVAYLRNLGFNRISMGVQDFDPTVQKAVNRFNSESEVRDLADAIRANNFKSFSLDLIYGLPHQTKDSFLATLDKVIHISPDRLSVFNYAHMPHLFKTQKQIDAQYLPEPQEKLKILHATIERLLEAGYVYIGMDHFAKPDDELTLAQQHGSLNRNFQGYATRAECDLFAFGVSSISFFGDTYCQNQKNIDNYYTAIADNRLPLTKGIQLTQDDLIRRYIINQLICNFELNFKKVETHFNIQFAEYFQSELTALKSLEEDGLLILDKNGIRVELSGRLLIRHICMTFDAYIDNTTTTSQPKYSRIL, from the coding sequence ATGACTATACACTCAAACACCCTACAAAATCTGTGGAATGCTGAGTTAATTAAAAAATATAACTTGTCTGGCCCCAGATACACATCGTATCCAACCGCGCCCCAGTTTTCGGAAGACTTTGACGAAAACAAGTGGCTTGAGGCCGTATCTAGAAGCAATAAAACCAAACAACCATTGTCGCTCTATTTCCACATCCCTTTTTGTGACACGGTTTGTTACTACTGTGGTTGCAACAAAATTGTCACAGCCAACAAAGAGCGTGCAACACCGTATTTGAAAGCACTTCATAAAGAAATGATGCTGCAGGCAGACTATATAGATACTCGACGCGTAGTAGAACAACTCCACTGGGGAGGTGGAACACCAACCTACATTAACGACCAGCAAATGGCCCGGTTAATGGAAGTCACTCGTGATATTTTCACCCTCGCCGATGACGAACAAGGGGAGTACTCGATAGAAATACATCCCCACGGTGTAACCCCTGAGCGAGTTGCATATCTTCGCAACCTTGGATTCAACCGCATAAGTATGGGTGTACAGGATTTTGATCCAACGGTACAAAAAGCCGTAAATCGCTTTAACTCAGAATCAGAAGTTCGGGATCTCGCCGATGCGATTAGGGCAAACAACTTTAAATCGTTTAGCCTGGACCTTATTTATGGCCTCCCCCACCAGACTAAGGATTCTTTTTTAGCAACGCTCGATAAAGTCATACATATATCGCCAGACAGGCTATCTGTATTTAACTACGCCCATATGCCTCACCTTTTTAAAACGCAGAAACAAATCGACGCACAGTATCTGCCAGAACCTCAGGAAAAATTAAAAATCCTTCACGCCACGATAGAAAGACTTCTTGAGGCAGGCTACGTGTATATTGGTATGGATCATTTTGCTAAACCTGACGATGAACTAACGCTTGCGCAACAACATGGCAGTTTGAATAGAAATTTCCAGGGCTACGCAACTCGTGCAGAGTGCGATCTATTTGCTTTTGGCGTTTCATCAATTAGTTTTTTTGGTGACACTTATTGCCAGAACCAAAAGAATATTGATAACTACTATACGGCTATTGCAGATAACCGTTTACCACTTACGAAAGGTATTCAACTTACGCAAGACGACCTGATCCGTCGATACATCATTAATCAACTTATCTGCAACTTTGAACTGAACTTCAAAAAAGTTGAAACCCATTTCAATATCCAGTTCGCAGAATATTTTCAGTCAGAGTTAACTGCCCTGAAATCTCTTGAGGAGGATGGATTGCTAATTTTGGATAAAAACGGAATTCGAGTCGAGTTATCAGGCAGACTGTTGATCAGACACATATGCATGACTTTTGACGCCTATATCGATAACACTACAACCACTAGCCAACCCAAATATTCTCGTATCCTTTAA
- a CDS encoding Kelch repeat-containing protein: MHRRTFLKSIAGLSFVSAFPACHLALSGNTRRYQWQASPSLPNAMQEMYPALFENHICVAGALEVARDGVGTMGPLSASSHMHVFDPRSAQWTSGPELPSARHHLGLAATGSNLFGVGGFAADASNAWQIKADCFVLDSLSGDWLSHTPLPQAQGESVYAAYENKVHVIGGRAIKNGKLQDTSSHWVLDGDRWYQAAPLKLARNSAASCVVNGQIYVAGGRLDGAEPKNQSLFECYNPKTDSWETLPPMPIPSAGLACAAYNDDLFVFGGEYYRYDMDDNNEPKLVSKTYGELWLYSLKTQQWQRLNDHGTPSPRHGHGAVFVDGKLYVLGGSTDIWGKATTAKMFELPLT, encoded by the coding sequence ATGCACAGAAGAACGTTTTTAAAATCCATTGCGGGATTAAGCTTTGTCTCCGCTTTCCCTGCATGCCACTTGGCGTTATCCGGCAACACAAGACGATACCAATGGCAAGCGAGTCCTTCGTTACCCAACGCTATGCAGGAAATGTATCCCGCGCTATTTGAAAATCACATTTGCGTAGCGGGTGCTCTTGAAGTTGCCAGAGATGGAGTAGGAACCATGGGGCCGCTCAGCGCATCGTCGCATATGCATGTTTTTGATCCTCGCAGTGCTCAATGGACATCCGGCCCAGAGCTCCCCAGCGCACGGCATCATTTAGGCCTTGCGGCAACAGGCTCGAACTTATTTGGGGTAGGCGGCTTTGCCGCAGATGCTAGCAACGCATGGCAAATCAAAGCGGACTGTTTTGTACTGGATTCCCTTTCTGGGGATTGGCTTTCTCATACACCATTACCACAAGCTCAAGGCGAATCGGTTTATGCCGCGTATGAAAACAAGGTTCATGTTATTGGTGGGCGTGCAATTAAAAACGGGAAGCTGCAGGATACTTCAAGCCATTGGGTATTGGATGGAGACAGATGGTACCAAGCAGCACCACTTAAGTTAGCGAGGAACTCTGCTGCCAGTTGCGTTGTTAATGGGCAAATATATGTTGCAGGAGGGCGATTAGATGGCGCTGAACCCAAAAACCAGAGTTTGTTCGAGTGTTATAACCCCAAAACGGATTCGTGGGAGACCTTACCCCCAATGCCCATTCCCAGCGCAGGATTAGCTTGCGCGGCCTATAACGACGACTTATTTGTATTCGGCGGGGAGTACTATCGTTATGACATGGACGATAATAATGAACCCAAGCTTGTTAGCAAAACTTACGGCGAGCTATGGCTCTATTCACTTAAAACACAGCAATGGCAACGTTTGAATGACCATGGCACACCTTCACCTCGGCATGGCCACGGTGCGGTTTTTGTCGATGGCAAGCTCTATGTTCTTGGCGGTTCAACGGATATCTGGGGGAAAGCCACAACAGCAAAGATGTTTGAATTACCTTTGACGTAG
- a CDS encoding ketoacyl-ACP synthase III: protein MKTSSGSKITGIGAFLPKSIVTTEELMHEAQSRKFGVSESFLSRASGIKQRRFSDPNQSYGYLAIQAARDAIIDARINPLDIDLILFCGIDRDKPEPSTAHEVQAELGAWNAACLDVSNACIGMLSGYSVAHAYINSGMAENILICTGEKPSQLSIDAIRQLRKSNDKSLFRKLLGAFTVGDGGGAFVVSKSTDDTGCKYIHFKADGKFRNLCYYRHTPEGIDFEMRMEEISGAMVENHQEMIGETYKKIGWKSEEIDHAYFHQVGERPHKQMIKLTNLASERVSRSYHLFGNLTSATHAVNMCFDRPKKGDKVLVLGAGSGASMCQAAFQF from the coding sequence ATGAAAACAAGTAGTGGATCAAAAATCACTGGAATTGGCGCGTTTTTACCAAAAAGCATTGTGACGACAGAAGAACTTATGCACGAAGCCCAATCCAGAAAATTTGGCGTATCCGAAAGTTTTTTAAGTCGAGCGAGCGGTATAAAACAACGACGCTTTTCCGACCCAAATCAATCCTACGGATATCTTGCTATCCAGGCAGCTAGAGATGCAATTATTGACGCAAGAATTAACCCGCTGGATATCGATCTCATTTTATTTTGCGGAATTGACCGGGATAAGCCGGAGCCCTCTACTGCTCACGAAGTACAAGCAGAGCTGGGAGCATGGAACGCAGCCTGCCTTGATGTCAGTAATGCCTGCATAGGTATGCTATCTGGTTATTCTGTTGCTCATGCCTATATTAATTCGGGCATGGCGGAAAACATTCTTATCTGCACAGGAGAAAAACCCAGCCAATTATCAATCGACGCGATAAGGCAATTACGGAAAAGCAATGACAAGTCGCTTTTCCGTAAACTCCTGGGGGCTTTCACTGTCGGAGATGGCGGCGGTGCCTTTGTTGTCAGTAAATCCACTGACGATACGGGGTGTAAATATATTCATTTTAAGGCTGACGGGAAGTTCCGTAATCTCTGCTATTACAGGCATACCCCAGAAGGCATTGACTTTGAGATGCGAATGGAGGAAATCAGCGGTGCTATGGTGGAAAACCATCAGGAAATGATTGGCGAAACCTATAAAAAAATTGGCTGGAAATCTGAGGAAATAGACCACGCCTATTTCCATCAAGTCGGCGAAAGACCCCATAAACAAATGATAAAACTGACGAATTTGGCGTCAGAAAGAGTATCCAGAAGCTATCATTTGTTTGGGAACTTGACTAGTGCTACACATGCTGTAAACATGTGTTTTGATCGACCTAAAAAAGGAGACAAAGTATTGGTACTCGGGGCCGGAAGTGGGGCTTCAATGTGCCAAGCGGCTTTTCAATTCTGA